In Fodinicola acaciae, the following proteins share a genomic window:
- a CDS encoding type IV secretory system conjugative DNA transfer family protein, producing the protein MSVIFLLLLALAGLGGIVYAVRARDAATWRRSLVAYRLDWPASLSTEDVARWLTSIAAQTQPMRLSLLRPPPVALEITSNASGITYVVLVPKDGRDRLLASLKGALPGVRATELPDYLTKQSTYRLAAELTMTSQTRPLAAERAEAASAAFIAALQPAGSAEIRMQWLLVSAGTPPPVPTTHASRTESPAWGWENAVPKDAEAVQAARKKQAHPLLWAIGRLGVTAPNDDIAEQMLGKIWPTFHTMNAQGVRLRRRMLPSSWVARQLAARSYSGWSRWPLLVNSAEGAGLLGLPVMATPLPGLSLGTSRQLPPAPDTPRTGCVIGETTYPGTQQLLAIHPKERVKHLYLVGPTGTGKSTLLANLALQDAVAGKGMLVLDPKDDLVDAVLARLPEKRLGDVRVLDAVSSRPLGLNPLHLSGSEYARELAAEQTVHIFKSIYKDFWGPRTDDLLRASLISLTQVPAPNGQHFALTEVAELLTSPELRTYVMRSSRLDERWRRYWQDYHVRSEADQLAIIGPVLNKLRAVTHRASLRGILGQSDGLQLRDIFTKRAIVLVPLSSGQIGTEAANLLGSLAVGALWAATLQRTAVPTERRSAVNAYLDEFQQVVRISDDLTDMLGMARGLGLGLTLANQYIKQLPEPVRAAVLGTARSQLFYQLDYDDAQTVAKRFSPLLTADDFMGLPAYEFVARLTVNGSTRPPVTAKAFPLPPPNRDPRELRQWLAERDGTDRAAVDADLHARSRPRQRPGGSSGFGRVPSGDGGTS; encoded by the coding sequence ATGAGCGTAATTTTCCTGCTGCTACTGGCGCTTGCAGGCCTTGGCGGCATCGTGTACGCCGTCCGGGCGCGTGACGCTGCTACCTGGCGACGGTCGCTTGTTGCGTATCGCCTCGACTGGCCGGCTTCCCTGTCGACCGAGGACGTGGCCCGCTGGTTGACCAGCATTGCCGCGCAGACGCAGCCGATGCGCCTCTCGCTGCTCCGGCCGCCACCGGTTGCTTTGGAAATCACCAGCAACGCGAGCGGCATTACCTACGTCGTCCTAGTCCCGAAGGACGGCCGGGACCGTTTGCTGGCCAGCCTCAAAGGCGCGCTGCCCGGCGTCCGCGCCACCGAGCTGCCGGACTATTTAACGAAGCAGTCGACCTACCGCTTAGCCGCTGAGCTGACCATGACGAGTCAGACACGGCCACTGGCCGCGGAACGGGCCGAAGCCGCTAGCGCCGCCTTCATCGCGGCGTTGCAACCGGCTGGCAGTGCGGAGATCCGCATGCAGTGGTTGCTCGTCAGTGCCGGTACGCCGCCGCCAGTGCCGACAACCCATGCCAGCCGTACGGAATCTCCGGCGTGGGGTTGGGAGAACGCCGTACCCAAGGACGCGGAAGCGGTCCAAGCTGCACGGAAGAAACAGGCACATCCGCTGTTGTGGGCTATCGGACGGCTCGGTGTTACGGCGCCGAACGACGACATCGCCGAGCAAATGCTCGGCAAGATCTGGCCGACATTCCACACCATGAACGCTCAGGGCGTGCGGCTGCGCCGGCGCATGTTGCCGAGTTCGTGGGTAGCCCGACAACTCGCCGCCCGGTCGTACTCCGGTTGGTCGCGGTGGCCGTTGCTTGTCAACAGCGCGGAAGGTGCGGGACTGCTTGGACTGCCCGTGATGGCTACGCCGTTGCCGGGACTATCGCTCGGTACCTCACGGCAGCTACCGCCAGCGCCGGACACGCCGCGGACGGGGTGTGTCATCGGGGAGACGACGTATCCGGGTACGCAACAGCTGCTGGCGATTCACCCAAAAGAGCGCGTTAAACACCTGTATTTGGTAGGTCCGACCGGGACTGGCAAGTCGACCCTGCTGGCGAACTTGGCGTTGCAGGATGCCGTTGCTGGCAAGGGAATGCTCGTCCTGGACCCGAAGGACGACTTGGTTGACGCCGTCCTTGCTCGCCTGCCCGAAAAGCGTCTTGGCGATGTCCGAGTCCTTGACGCTGTCAGTAGCCGACCGCTCGGCCTCAATCCGCTGCACCTGTCGGGCAGTGAGTACGCCCGCGAGCTGGCGGCTGAACAGACTGTGCACATTTTTAAGAGCATTTACAAGGATTTCTGGGGGCCAAGAACGGATGATCTACTCCGTGCCAGCCTGATTTCCTTGACGCAGGTACCCGCGCCGAACGGTCAACACTTCGCCCTGACCGAGGTCGCGGAACTCCTGACCTCGCCGGAACTGCGTACCTATGTCATGCGCTCCTCGCGCCTCGACGAACGCTGGCGTCGCTATTGGCAGGATTATCACGTACGTAGCGAGGCCGACCAGCTGGCGATTATTGGTCCAGTCCTAAATAAACTGCGTGCCGTCACCCATCGAGCCAGCTTGCGCGGCATTCTTGGTCAAAGCGACGGTTTGCAGCTGCGGGACATCTTCACCAAGCGAGCCATCGTGCTGGTGCCGTTGTCGTCTGGGCAAATAGGAACAGAAGCCGCAAATTTGCTCGGCTCTTTGGCTGTCGGCGCGCTCTGGGCTGCCACCTTGCAGCGTACGGCCGTGCCGACCGAACGGCGCAGCGCAGTCAATGCGTACCTGGACGAGTTCCAACAGGTGGTGCGCATCAGCGACGATCTGACGGACATGCTCGGCATGGCGCGTGGACTTGGACTCGGACTTACCCTGGCAAATCAGTACATAAAGCAGCTACCGGAGCCGGTTCGGGCCGCGGTGTTGGGTACGGCCCGGAGCCAGTTGTTTTATCAACTCGACTATGACGACGCCCAGACTGTGGCCAAGCGCTTCAGCCCGCTGTTGACGGCCGATGACTTCATGGGCTTGCCGGCCTACGAGTTTGTCGCCCGCTTAACGGTCAACGGCAGTACCCGACCACCGGTAACGGCCAAAGCCTTCCCACTCCCGCCGCCTAACCGCGACCCGCGCGAGCTGCGGCAGTGGCTAGCCGAACGCGACGGCACTGACCGTGCAGCCGTCGACGCTGACCTGCATGCCCGCAGTCGGCCTCGCCAGCGTCCCGGTGGCTCATCCGGCTTTGGTCGGGTGCCAAGCGGCGACGGCGGGACGTCATGA
- a CDS encoding replication-relaxation family protein: protein MTAGGQPARVRDAHVAWVRARLSDRDWQLVETVNRLGLISGWQLDRLHFTNLTGRSRTVTRSSTLARLVRWRVLYRLPRRIGGAARGSTVSVYAADTAGARLLAERANLGQLDAVVRRPGVPTERFVAHTLAISELFVELTEAVRTSNGLLLREFEAEPAAWWPDGRGGWLKPDAYLVVSDGTDDHLRWIEADNATESLPTIERKLRVYLDFVRRGNVGPRGTIPRVLISVPNEHRRQAVQARIARLPEPANELFVVTVAQEAVAFVLGELQGAG, encoded by the coding sequence ATGACGGCCGGGGGCCAGCCGGCCCGCGTGCGTGACGCGCATGTCGCCTGGGTCCGCGCGCGTCTCAGCGACCGTGACTGGCAACTTGTAGAAACGGTAAATCGCCTCGGTCTGATATCTGGCTGGCAGCTTGACCGCTTGCACTTCACCAACTTGACGGGCCGCTCGCGTACGGTGACACGCTCCAGCACGTTGGCGCGGTTGGTGCGGTGGCGTGTCCTGTATCGGTTGCCGCGTCGCATTGGCGGTGCGGCTCGTGGTTCGACGGTTTCGGTGTATGCCGCGGATACGGCCGGTGCACGCCTGCTAGCTGAGCGCGCCAACCTCGGTCAGCTTGATGCCGTTGTCCGGCGGCCGGGCGTGCCCACCGAGCGGTTCGTCGCTCACACGCTCGCGATCTCGGAGTTATTCGTTGAACTGACCGAAGCCGTGCGTACGAGCAACGGCTTGTTGCTGCGGGAGTTCGAGGCGGAACCGGCGGCGTGGTGGCCGGACGGCCGGGGTGGGTGGCTTAAGCCGGATGCCTATCTGGTTGTCAGCGACGGCACAGATGACCACTTGCGGTGGATTGAGGCGGACAACGCCACCGAGAGCCTGCCGACGATTGAGCGCAAGCTGCGGGTCTACCTCGACTTTGTCCGGCGCGGCAACGTCGGGCCGCGCGGCACAATACCGCGCGTGCTGATCTCGGTGCCGAATGAACATCGGCGACAGGCGGTGCAGGCGCGTATTGCCCGGCTACCGGAGCCCGCCAACGAGCTGTTTGTGGTGACGGTAGCCCAAGAGGCTGTGGCGTTCGTGCTCGGCGAATTGCAAGGCGCTGGTTAG